From a region of the Panicum virgatum strain AP13 chromosome 2K, P.virgatum_v5, whole genome shotgun sequence genome:
- the LOC120666390 gene encoding uncharacterized protein LOC120666390, which yields MNTRPVVLVLLLLVLIITSQFEWKQQIGDAADADPAAARRRQQLLAREDAVKEKIILSQEKNIQQLNQLIESLQRQLLHCRGSNNTVHTHTDPSTEVGEIEGHETIDDENR from the exons ATGAATACGAGGCCGGTGGTGCTCGTCCTCCTCTTGCTCGTCCTCATCATCACGTCGCAGTTCGAGTGGAAGCAGCAGATCGgggacgccgccgacgccgacccggccgccgcgcgccgacgCCAGCAGCTGCTCGCCAGGGAGGACGCCGTCAAGGAAAAG ATAATATTATCTCAAGAGAAAAATATCCAACAACTTAATCAGCTTATTGAGAGCCTTCAGCGCCAGCTACTACATTGCCGTGGCAGCAATAACACTGTTCATACACACACTGATCCCTCCACTGAAGTAGGTGAAATTGAGGGACATGAAACCATTGACGATGAGAACAGATGA
- the LOC120666405 gene encoding uncharacterized protein LOC120666405 — protein sequence MCGCCDGCGERVCCCIPYGVRDDIKNCLILLAVVAGLVVVAGVVIVIVIFGGPLRHVRITVEDASLTRFALVNEPPTTALAYNLTVALTVRNPNWAIGIKHNKPLEAAYSFDGQPFERVQVADKGEKLGARKTVVYRLASGSEGRAAALGNAGEAEFRKENATGVFELEVAVTGKFKYTLRKTKCKIEATCPLKLQLAPPGTTAVVAFQKVDCKLAKSDDKYC from the coding sequence ATGTGTGGGTGCTGCGACGGCTGCGGCGAGAGGGTCTGCTGCTGCATCCCCTACGGCGTCCGGGACGACATCAAGAactgcctcatcctcctcgccgtcgtcgccggcctcgtcgtcgtcgccggcgtggtcatcgtcatcgtcatcttcgGCGGGCCCCTCCGCCACGTGCGGATCACCGTGGAGGACGCGTCCCTCACCCGCTTCGCGCTGGTGAACGAGCCGCCGACGACCGCGCTGGCGTACAACCTGACGGTGGCGCTGACCGTCCGCAACCCCAACTGGGCCATCGGAATCAAGCACAACAAGCCGCTGGAGGCGGCGTACAGCTTCGACGGGCAGCCGTTCGAGCGCGTGCAGGTCGCCGACAAGGGCGAGAAGCTCGGCGCCCGGAAGACGGTGGTGTACCGCCTCGCGTCGGGCTCGgagggccgggcggcggcgctgggcaacGCCGGCGAGGCCGAGTTCAGGAAGGAGAACGCGACGGGGGTGTTCGAGCTGGAGGTGGCCGTCACCGGCAAGTTCAAGTACACGCTGCGCAAGACCAAGTGCAAGATCGAGGCCACCTGCCCGCTCAAGCTGCAGCTCGCGCCGCCGGGGACGACGGCCGTCGTCGCGTTCCAGAAGGTCGACTGCAAGCTCGCCAAGTCGGATGATAAGTACTGCTAG
- the LOC120666413 gene encoding probable LRR receptor-like serine/threonine-protein kinase At1g56130 isoform X1: MRHGRSVLVWLVLVCSCFEEPLVQAQRPARADPIEAAALNAILGRWGQSAARSPAWKWNISGEPCSGAAVDGTGLDGNNGFNPGITCACSSDDDNSTVCHITMLKVYALNIVGQIPSELQNLTYLTYLNLDLNYLTGPIPAFIGQFSAMQHLSLGFNPLSGPLPKELGNLTNLNLLGISLDTFSGGLPEELGNLSKLEQLYIDSSGFSGPFPSTFSKLKKLRILYGQQWRHSCIVHCASISSMLNILFYFCRRASDNDFTGKIPDYFGSLTNLEDLVLHGNSFEGPIPASLSNLTKLTNLIIGDIVNGSSSLAFISSLTSLSTLILRNCKLSDNLGAVDMSKLTNLILLDLSFNNIIGQVPRSILTLEKLEFLFLGNNSLTGSLPDVKSASLKNLDFSYNQLTGRFPSWATESDLHLNLVANNFVLDSTNDSILPSGLNCLQQDTPCFLGSPQYYSFAVDCGSNRSMKGSDNTMYDVDPSDIGASSYYVTGQTRWGVSNVGKFNQAPNGSNIIYSSNEPFQNAADSELFQTARMSASSLRYYGLGLENGNYTVVLQFAETAYPDTQTWQSLGRRVFDIYVQGSLREKDFNIRKTAGGKSFTAVRKSYIATVSKNFLEIHLFWAGKGTCCIPKQGYYGPMISALSVTPNFTPTVRNGVPKKKSKAGAIAGILIGALVLGLAALFGIFMLTKRRRRLARQQQELYDLIGQPDVFSYAELKLATNNFSPQNVLGEGGYGPVYKGTLTDGRAIAVKQLSESSHQGKRQFVAEAATISAVQHRNLVKLHGCCIDSNIHLLVYEYLENGSLDRALFGDISLKLDWSTRFEIILGIARGLAYLHEESSIRIVHRDIKASNVLLDADLTPKVSDFGLAKLYDENKSHVSTTRIAGTFGYLAPEYAMRGQLTEKADVFAFGVVALEAVSGRSNSDNSLDQRNIYLLERAWDLYEGEQPLRILDPRLEKFDAEEALRVIRVALMCTQGSPHRRPPMSRVVAMLTGKAEVTEEVAKPSYVVITESQLRGGDSGCSASSYWGWSTSTPEFGRQKEVDPLTRSPTITGASHEIEGR; this comes from the exons ATGAGGCATGGCCGCAGTGTGCTAGTGTGGCTGGTGCTCGTGTGCTCATGCTTCGAAGAACCTCTAGTTCAGGCTCAGCGACCAGCAAGAGCCGATCCAATCGAAG cggcggcgctgaaCGCGATCCTGGGGAGATGGGGCCAGAGCGCGGCGCGGTCGCCGGCGTGGAAGTGGAACATCAGCGGCGAGCcctgcagcggcgccgccgtcgacggcACCGGGCTCGACGGCAACAACGGCTTCAACCCGGGCATCACGTGCGCCTgctcctccgacgacgacaacaGCACCGTCTGCCACATCACCATGCT GAAGGTATACGCCCTGAACATTGTCGGCCAGATACCGTCAGAGCTGCAGAACCTCACCTATCTAACTTACCT GAACCTGGATCTGAATTACTTGACAGGTCCCATTCCAGCATTCATTGGGCAATTTTCTGCAATGCAACACCT GAGCCTGGGATTTAATCCATTATCTGGACCACTTCCAAAGGAACTTGGGAATCTCACGAATCTCAACTTGCT AGGCATCAGTTTGGACACTTTCAGCGGTGGACTTCCTGAAGAACTGGGCAATCTGTCCAAACTTGAGCAACT GTACATTGATAGCAGTGGTTTTAGCGGTCCATTCCCTTCAACGTTCTCGAAGCTTAAGAAGCTGAGGATTCTGTACGGTCAACAATGGAGACACAGCTGTATTGTTCACTGTGCTTCCATATCTTCAATGCTAAATATTTTGTTTTACTTTTGCAGGCGAGCTTCAGATAATGATTTCACAGGGAAAATACCTGATTATTTTGGGAGTTTGACTAATTTGGAAGATCT GGTACTCCACGGAAATTCTTTTGAGGGCCCGATTCCTGCAAGTTTGTCTAATCTAACCAAGTTGACAAACTT AATTATTGGTGATATTGTAAATGGAAGCTCTTCGTTGGCCTTCATCAGTAGTCTGACATCTTTGAGTACCCT GATATTGAGGAACTGCAAGTTATCTGATAATCTTGGAGCAGTTGATATGTCTAAGCTTACAAATTTAATCTTGCT GGACTTGAGTTTTAACAATATCATAGGCCAAGTTCCTCGATCAATCCTTACTCTGGAAAAACTTGAATTCCT GTTTCTTGGGAATAATAGCCTTACAGGAAGCCTGCctgatgtgaaaagtgcttcaTTAAAAAATTT AGATTTTTCATATAACCAGCTCACTGGAAGATTTCCTTCTTGGGCTACAGAGAGCGATTTGCATCT AAATTTGGTGGCAAACAACTTCGTTCTTGATAGCACCAATGACAG TATTCTACCTTCAGGACTAAACTGCCTCCAGCAAGACACTCCTTGTTTTCTTGGTTCTCCACAAT ATTATTCCTTCGCGGTAGACTGTGGCAGTAATAGGTCTATGAAAGGGTCAGATAATACTATGTACGATGTAGATCCTTCAGACATTGGGGCTTCATCATATTATGTTACCGGTCAAACAAGATGGGGTGTCAGCAATGTAGGAAAATTCAACCAGGCCCCAAATGGAAGTAACATAATATATAGCTCCAATGAGCCGTTTCAGAATGCAGCAGATTCAGAACTGTTCCAAACAGCAAGGATGTCAGCATCGTCACTGAGATACTACGGCCTTGGACTTGAGAATGGAAATTACACTGTTGTGCTTCAATTTGCAGAGACTGCTTATCCGGACACACAGACTTGGCAAAGCCTAGGAAGGAGAGTCTTTGACATATATGTCCAG GGTTCTCTTAGAGAAAAGGACTTCAATATAAGGAAGACAGCTGGTGGAAAATCCTTTACTGCAGTTAGGAAGAGTTACATAGCAACTGTGTCAAAAAACTTCCTTGAGATCCATCTCTTCTGGGCTGGCAAGGGCACTTGCTGCATCCCTAAACAAGGTTACTATGGGCCGATGATCTCAGCATTAAGCGTCACTCCAA ATTTTACTCCAACTGTGCGAAATGGTGTAccgaaaaagaaaagcaaagctGGTGCAATTGCTGGAATATTGATTGGTGCATTAGTTTTAGGATTGGCAGCCTTATTTGGAATATTTATGCTCACAAAAAGGAGAAGAAGGCTAGCACGACAGCAACAAG AACTGTACGACCTGATTGGACAACCTGATGTCTTCAGTTATGCTGAACTCAAGTTGGCTACAAACAATTTCAGCCCTCAGAACGTTCTTGGAGAAGGCGGATATGGACCAGTCTATAAG GGTACGCTAACTGATGGAAGGGCAATAGCTGTGAAACAACTCTCTGAATCATCTCATCAGGGGAAAAGACAGTTCGTGGCAGAGGCTGCAACCATTTCTGCTGTCCAACACAGGAATCTTGTCAAACTGCATGGATGCTGCATTGACAGTAACATACATTTGTTGGTTTATGAGTACCTTGAAAATGGAAGCTTAGATCGAGCTCTCTTCG GAGATATTAGCTTGAAGCTAGACTGGTCAACACGCTTTGAGATCATTTTAGGCATCGCTAGAGGCCTAGCTTATCTTCATGAGGAGTCCAGCATCCGCATCGTGCACAGGGACATCAAGGCCAGCAATGTGCTACTTGATGCCGATCTCACCCCCAAGGTCTCCGACTTCGGACTAGCCAAGCTCTACGACGAGAACAAGTCGCATGTCAGCACGACGAGAATCGCTGGCACATT TGGCTATCTGGCTCCTGAGTATGCAATGAGAGGCCAGCTGACCGAAAAGGCCGACGTCTTCGCATTCGGGGTGGTCGCCCTGGAGGCTGTCTCTGGCCGATCGAACTCCGATAACTCCCTCGATCAAAGGAACATCTATCTCTTAGAGAGG GCATGGGACCTGTACGAAGGGGAGCAACCACTGCGAATCCTGGACCCGAGGCTGGAGAAGTTCGACGCCGAGGAAGCTCTGAGAGTCATCCGTGTCGCGCTCATGTGCACGCAGGGCTCGCCGCACCGGCGGCCGCCGATGTCGAGGGTGGTGGCGATGCTTACCGGGAAAGCCGAGGTGACTGAGGAGGTGGCGAAGCCAAGCTACGTCGTCATCACTGAATCGCAGCTCAGGGGCGGGGACAGTGGCTGCAGCGCGAGCAGCTACTGGGGATGGTCGACCAGTACCCCTGAGTTTGGCAGGCAGAAAGAGGTCGACCCGCTCACCCGGTCGCCGACGATCACCGGAGCAAGCCACGAGATCGAGGGAAGGTGA
- the LOC120695907 gene encoding 60S acidic ribosomal protein P2B-like, with protein sequence MKFVAAYLLACLGAAAAAAEGAPARPTKEDVRRILGSVGADAGEEEEGRLDLLFARLEGKDVAELVAAGREQLAYGAAAPAAVAAAPAAADAKEAKEEEKKEEDEEEEEEEMFSLFDDM encoded by the coding sequence ATGAAGTTCGTCGCCGCGTACCTGCTGGCGtgcctgggcgccgccgccgccgccgccgagggcgcGCCGGCGCGCCCGACCAAGGAGGACGTGCGCCGCATCCTGGGCTCGGTCGGCGCCgacgcgggggaggaggaggagggccgccTCGACCTGCTGTTCGCGCGCCTCGAGGGCAAGGACGTCGCCGAGCTCGTCGCCGCGGGGAGGGAGCAGCTCGCCTAcggggccgccgcgcccgccgctgtcgccgccgctcccgccgcagCCGACGCCAAGGAGgccaaggaggaggagaagaaggaggaggacgaggaggaggaggaggaggagatgttCAGCCTCTTCGACGACATGTGA
- the LOC120666381 gene encoding uncharacterized protein LOC120666381, with protein MGKLGDCWDECCYRWDEWKYCLACLGILAGAVLLAVLLAAFGFVRHASVSVDEASLARFELNTSSPVTSLAYNLSLTLVVRNPNWAMALKNTKPLEAAYMFDDQVFDRFELAGKGDRHPPGKTRVYHLAAGSAARFAALGNAGEAEFRKENATGTFEVEVAVTGEVRYTARYTKCKLEASCPLKLQLAPPGAAAAVVFQRVKCELAKPEKNC; from the coding sequence atggggaAGCTCGGCGACTGCTGGGACGAGTGCTGCTACAGGTGGGACGAGTGGAAGTACTGCCTGGCCTGCCTCGGCATCTTGGCCGGCGCCGTCCTCCTCGCCGTGCTCCTCGCCGCCTTCGGCTTCGTCCGCCACGCCTCCGTCTCCGTCGACGAGGCCTCGCTGGCCCGCTTCGAGCTGAACACGAGCTCGCCGGTGACGTCGCTGGCCTACAACCTCTCGCTGACGCTGGTGGTCCGCAACCCCAACTGGGCGATGGCCCTCAAGAACACCAAGCCGCTGGAGGCCGCCTACATGTTCGACGACCAGGTGTTCGACCggttcgagctcgccggcaaggGTGACCGACACCCGCCGGGGAAGACCCGGGTGTACCACCTCGCCGCCGGGTCCGCCGCGAGGTTCGCGGCGCTCGGGAACGCCGGCGAGGCCGAGTTCCGGAAGGAGAACGCGACGGGGACGttcgaggtggaggtggccgtcACCGGGGAGGTCCGGTACACGGCGCGCTACACCAAGTGCAAGCTCGAGGCGTCGTGCCCGCTCAAGCTGCAGCtcgcgccgcccggcgccgccgccgccgtcgtgttcCAGAGGGTCAAGTGCGAGCTCGCCAAGCCGGAGAAGAACTGCTAG
- the LOC120695906 gene encoding NDR1/HIN1-like protein 10, which produces MGLLDECCDDCRCYSCRDFWWCILCLAILAAVALVAVLVAAFGFVRHVSVTVDDASLTRLALVGGGGAPALAYNLSVTLTVRNPNWAMSMANTKPLDAAYSFDGQQFDRVRLAGEGDKLPAGKTRVYRLTSGSGGAPVSLGNAGVAEFARENATGVFEVEVAVRGEVKYTARPAKCAIEATCPLKLQLAPPGQAAPAAVVFQKVKCKLAKAEKHC; this is translated from the coding sequence ATGGGGTTGCTCGACGAGTGCTGCGACGACTGCCGCTGCTACAGCTGCCGGGACTTCTGGTGGTGCATCCTCTGCCtcgccatcctcgccgccgtcgccctcgtcgccgtcctcgtcgccgccttCGGCTTCGTCCGCCACGTGAGTGTCACCGTGGACGACGCCTCCCTGACGCGCCTcgcgctcgtcggcggcggcggcgcgccggcgctcgCGTACAACCTCTCGGTGACGCTCACCGTCCGCAACCCGAACTGGGCGATGAGCATGGCCAACACCAAGCCGCTCGACGCCGCGTACAGCTTCGACGGCCAGCAGTTCGACCGCgtgcggctcgccggcgagggcgaCAAGCTCCCCGCCGGCAAGACCAGGGTGTACAGGCTCACGTcgggctccggcggcgcgcccgTGTCGCTGGGCAACGCCGGCGTCGCCGAGTTCGCCAGGGAGAACGCCACGGGGGTGttcgaggtggaggtggcggtgaGAGGGGAGGTCAAGTACACGGCGCGCCCCGCCAAGTGCGCCATCGAGGCCACCTGCCCGCTCAAGCTCCAGCTCGCGCCGCCGGggcaggcggcgccggcggccgtcgtGTTCCAGAAGGTCAAGTGCAAGCTCGCCAAGGCAGAGAAGCACTGCTAG
- the LOC120666413 gene encoding probable LRR receptor-like serine/threonine-protein kinase At1g56130 isoform X2 → MRHGRSVLVWLVLVCSCFEEPLVQAQRPARADPIEAAALNAILGRWGQSAARSPAWKWNISGEPCSGAAVDGTGLDGNNGFNPGITCACSSDDDNSTVCHITMLKVYALNIVGQIPSELQNLTYLTYLNLDLNYLTGPIPAFIGQFSAMQHLSLGFNPLSGPLPKELGNLTNLNLLGISLDTFSGGLPEELGNLSKLEQLYIDSSGFSGPFPSTFSKLKKLRILRASDNDFTGKIPDYFGSLTNLEDLVLHGNSFEGPIPASLSNLTKLTNLIIGDIVNGSSSLAFISSLTSLSTLILRNCKLSDNLGAVDMSKLTNLILLDLSFNNIIGQVPRSILTLEKLEFLFLGNNSLTGSLPDVKSASLKNLDFSYNQLTGRFPSWATESDLHLNLVANNFVLDSTNDSILPSGLNCLQQDTPCFLGSPQYYSFAVDCGSNRSMKGSDNTMYDVDPSDIGASSYYVTGQTRWGVSNVGKFNQAPNGSNIIYSSNEPFQNAADSELFQTARMSASSLRYYGLGLENGNYTVVLQFAETAYPDTQTWQSLGRRVFDIYVQGSLREKDFNIRKTAGGKSFTAVRKSYIATVSKNFLEIHLFWAGKGTCCIPKQGYYGPMISALSVTPNFTPTVRNGVPKKKSKAGAIAGILIGALVLGLAALFGIFMLTKRRRRLARQQQELYDLIGQPDVFSYAELKLATNNFSPQNVLGEGGYGPVYKGTLTDGRAIAVKQLSESSHQGKRQFVAEAATISAVQHRNLVKLHGCCIDSNIHLLVYEYLENGSLDRALFGDISLKLDWSTRFEIILGIARGLAYLHEESSIRIVHRDIKASNVLLDADLTPKVSDFGLAKLYDENKSHVSTTRIAGTFGYLAPEYAMRGQLTEKADVFAFGVVALEAVSGRSNSDNSLDQRNIYLLERAWDLYEGEQPLRILDPRLEKFDAEEALRVIRVALMCTQGSPHRRPPMSRVVAMLTGKAEVTEEVAKPSYVVITESQLRGGDSGCSASSYWGWSTSTPEFGRQKEVDPLTRSPTITGASHEIEGR, encoded by the exons ATGAGGCATGGCCGCAGTGTGCTAGTGTGGCTGGTGCTCGTGTGCTCATGCTTCGAAGAACCTCTAGTTCAGGCTCAGCGACCAGCAAGAGCCGATCCAATCGAAG cggcggcgctgaaCGCGATCCTGGGGAGATGGGGCCAGAGCGCGGCGCGGTCGCCGGCGTGGAAGTGGAACATCAGCGGCGAGCcctgcagcggcgccgccgtcgacggcACCGGGCTCGACGGCAACAACGGCTTCAACCCGGGCATCACGTGCGCCTgctcctccgacgacgacaacaGCACCGTCTGCCACATCACCATGCT GAAGGTATACGCCCTGAACATTGTCGGCCAGATACCGTCAGAGCTGCAGAACCTCACCTATCTAACTTACCT GAACCTGGATCTGAATTACTTGACAGGTCCCATTCCAGCATTCATTGGGCAATTTTCTGCAATGCAACACCT GAGCCTGGGATTTAATCCATTATCTGGACCACTTCCAAAGGAACTTGGGAATCTCACGAATCTCAACTTGCT AGGCATCAGTTTGGACACTTTCAGCGGTGGACTTCCTGAAGAACTGGGCAATCTGTCCAAACTTGAGCAACT GTACATTGATAGCAGTGGTTTTAGCGGTCCATTCCCTTCAACGTTCTCGAAGCTTAAGAAGCTGAGGATTCT GCGAGCTTCAGATAATGATTTCACAGGGAAAATACCTGATTATTTTGGGAGTTTGACTAATTTGGAAGATCT GGTACTCCACGGAAATTCTTTTGAGGGCCCGATTCCTGCAAGTTTGTCTAATCTAACCAAGTTGACAAACTT AATTATTGGTGATATTGTAAATGGAAGCTCTTCGTTGGCCTTCATCAGTAGTCTGACATCTTTGAGTACCCT GATATTGAGGAACTGCAAGTTATCTGATAATCTTGGAGCAGTTGATATGTCTAAGCTTACAAATTTAATCTTGCT GGACTTGAGTTTTAACAATATCATAGGCCAAGTTCCTCGATCAATCCTTACTCTGGAAAAACTTGAATTCCT GTTTCTTGGGAATAATAGCCTTACAGGAAGCCTGCctgatgtgaaaagtgcttcaTTAAAAAATTT AGATTTTTCATATAACCAGCTCACTGGAAGATTTCCTTCTTGGGCTACAGAGAGCGATTTGCATCT AAATTTGGTGGCAAACAACTTCGTTCTTGATAGCACCAATGACAG TATTCTACCTTCAGGACTAAACTGCCTCCAGCAAGACACTCCTTGTTTTCTTGGTTCTCCACAAT ATTATTCCTTCGCGGTAGACTGTGGCAGTAATAGGTCTATGAAAGGGTCAGATAATACTATGTACGATGTAGATCCTTCAGACATTGGGGCTTCATCATATTATGTTACCGGTCAAACAAGATGGGGTGTCAGCAATGTAGGAAAATTCAACCAGGCCCCAAATGGAAGTAACATAATATATAGCTCCAATGAGCCGTTTCAGAATGCAGCAGATTCAGAACTGTTCCAAACAGCAAGGATGTCAGCATCGTCACTGAGATACTACGGCCTTGGACTTGAGAATGGAAATTACACTGTTGTGCTTCAATTTGCAGAGACTGCTTATCCGGACACACAGACTTGGCAAAGCCTAGGAAGGAGAGTCTTTGACATATATGTCCAG GGTTCTCTTAGAGAAAAGGACTTCAATATAAGGAAGACAGCTGGTGGAAAATCCTTTACTGCAGTTAGGAAGAGTTACATAGCAACTGTGTCAAAAAACTTCCTTGAGATCCATCTCTTCTGGGCTGGCAAGGGCACTTGCTGCATCCCTAAACAAGGTTACTATGGGCCGATGATCTCAGCATTAAGCGTCACTCCAA ATTTTACTCCAACTGTGCGAAATGGTGTAccgaaaaagaaaagcaaagctGGTGCAATTGCTGGAATATTGATTGGTGCATTAGTTTTAGGATTGGCAGCCTTATTTGGAATATTTATGCTCACAAAAAGGAGAAGAAGGCTAGCACGACAGCAACAAG AACTGTACGACCTGATTGGACAACCTGATGTCTTCAGTTATGCTGAACTCAAGTTGGCTACAAACAATTTCAGCCCTCAGAACGTTCTTGGAGAAGGCGGATATGGACCAGTCTATAAG GGTACGCTAACTGATGGAAGGGCAATAGCTGTGAAACAACTCTCTGAATCATCTCATCAGGGGAAAAGACAGTTCGTGGCAGAGGCTGCAACCATTTCTGCTGTCCAACACAGGAATCTTGTCAAACTGCATGGATGCTGCATTGACAGTAACATACATTTGTTGGTTTATGAGTACCTTGAAAATGGAAGCTTAGATCGAGCTCTCTTCG GAGATATTAGCTTGAAGCTAGACTGGTCAACACGCTTTGAGATCATTTTAGGCATCGCTAGAGGCCTAGCTTATCTTCATGAGGAGTCCAGCATCCGCATCGTGCACAGGGACATCAAGGCCAGCAATGTGCTACTTGATGCCGATCTCACCCCCAAGGTCTCCGACTTCGGACTAGCCAAGCTCTACGACGAGAACAAGTCGCATGTCAGCACGACGAGAATCGCTGGCACATT TGGCTATCTGGCTCCTGAGTATGCAATGAGAGGCCAGCTGACCGAAAAGGCCGACGTCTTCGCATTCGGGGTGGTCGCCCTGGAGGCTGTCTCTGGCCGATCGAACTCCGATAACTCCCTCGATCAAAGGAACATCTATCTCTTAGAGAGG GCATGGGACCTGTACGAAGGGGAGCAACCACTGCGAATCCTGGACCCGAGGCTGGAGAAGTTCGACGCCGAGGAAGCTCTGAGAGTCATCCGTGTCGCGCTCATGTGCACGCAGGGCTCGCCGCACCGGCGGCCGCCGATGTCGAGGGTGGTGGCGATGCTTACCGGGAAAGCCGAGGTGACTGAGGAGGTGGCGAAGCCAAGCTACGTCGTCATCACTGAATCGCAGCTCAGGGGCGGGGACAGTGGCTGCAGCGCGAGCAGCTACTGGGGATGGTCGACCAGTACCCCTGAGTTTGGCAGGCAGAAAGAGGTCGACCCGCTCACCCGGTCGCCGACGATCACCGGAGCAAGCCACGAGATCGAGGGAAGGTGA